In Sphingobacterium sp. SYP-B4668, the sequence AAACAAAACCAGAAGCAAAAGGAATTATTGATGCAGTTAAATGCAAAATATCAGTTTGGCTTTGGTTTAAGTGTCAGCGGCATGTATGCTTATCAGCGGAATCATAATCCGATTTCCAACTGGCGTAGCGGCGATTCTTACGAGCTCCGCTCTCAGGCCAATTCCTTTGCTTCCTGGAATGATCACGAAGTAATATGGAATCAGCCGTTAGGAGACTATTTGTATGGGATGGATTGGAACCACTATTCACACCAGGGGCGGCTGAACCTTATGTTTGATAGAACTTTTGGCGGTCAGCATGCGGTATCATTTCTAGCCGGTTTAGACGCACGCGAACTGCAAAGGGATATGAAGACCTATCAGTATTACGGATACGACCCGCTTTCCGGATCTTTTCAGCAGGTACAGTTCGGTAAGGAGATCCGTCGCTTTAATGGAAAAAGTGGTGTAGCCAAAATAGTAGATCGCTCAAGAATAGAGTCTTTGACCAATCGCTATCTATCATTTTATATGAATGGATCATATACCTTCAAAGACCGGTATATATGGTCGGGCAGTATGCGTAAAGACGCTTCCAATCTTTTCGGGGTTAAGGCAAACGATCGAGGGCAGCCGTTCTGGTCAACAGGTCTCGCCTGGCTGTTATCTAAAGAGGACTTTATGAGTGATAAGTATTTCAACTATCTGAAGCTACGGGCGACTTACGGTTACAATGGAAATGTGAATAATAGTATATCCGCTTATCCAATAATGGCGATAGAAAGCCAGCCTCACTATATAACAGGTGAAACGTACGGCACAATAAGTAGGCCTCCTAACCCTAATTTAAGATGGGAGCGCGTAGGTAATCTCAACTTTGGACTGGACTTTGCCACTGCGGACAACCTTTTTTCGGGCTCCGTAGAGTATTACCATAAACGCGCTATTGACTTGATAGCGCAGGCTGAGGTAGATCCTACAGTTGGATTTTCTCACCTCACGGTCAACAGTGCGGATCTACTGACTAAAGGCTGGGATATATCACTCAACGCCGCTCCGATAAAGACAAAACGCTGGGGATGGAATAGTAATCTCGTATTTGCCCATCTAACAACGAAAGTGACCAAGGCTTATCTGGCCAATGATATAGCCAGCCTAAATGTGAGCTATGCCAATTCGGTGATTGCGACACCGATAGAAGGAATGGAGCTTTACAGTCTTCTGACCTATAAATGGGCTGGGTTAAATCCTGCTGACGGTACTCCCCAGGCATACCTAAACGGAGAGATCTCGGATGATTATATCGCTATACAGAACACAAAAGTATCCGAATTGCAAAATCATGGTACGCAGCGTCCGCGATACTTTGGATCATGGCGTAATAGTGTACGGTTTAAGAATATAGAGCTATCCTGGAATATTTCTTATCAGTTGGGACATAAGTTTATTCGGGAGTCTTTTGACAATGATGTCTTTTTAGAATTAGGAGCAGGGCATTCGGACTATTCTCTGCGTTGGCAAAAGCCAGGTGATGAAGCCTGGACAGATGTCCCTGCATTTACCTATCCAAACAAATTTCGTTCGAGTCCTATCTACCGAAGCTCGTCCGTGTTGGTCGAGAGGGGGGATCAGATCAAACTGCGGGATATCCAGGCAAGTATGGGCATCCCGGGTTTAAGCAGGTATGGAATTAATAACTTCCGTCTATACGCTTACGCGCAACATATAGGCACGATATGGCGCGCAAATAACAAAGGGATAGACAGTGAATATGGAGCTAGTATTCCTGATCCGCTGTCTCTTTCTCTCGGGATAAACTTTAATCTATAAATATCAAAAATATGAACAAATGGATATACGTAATAGGGGCGATGTGCACATTGCTACTATTTGGCTGTGATAGTTTTCTGGATCACAAGCCGGACATCAAAATGACTATACCCGCTTCCCTTTCGGATGCAGACTACTTACTCGATGATTACAATACGATGAATTCTGGTTATCCGTTGCTTGGAGAGATTGGGATCGACGATTATTATGTAACAAAGGAAATCTGGGAAAACAGTGCGATGGATCAGCGGAATACCTACACATGGACAGATGAGCCATATACAGATGTCGGGGATTGGCAACGACCCTACAAAACGGTTTATTACGCGAATCAAGTATTGCAGATACTGGATAAATTGGACCGGAATATACACACTGCCGCCTATAACCGAAATTGGGGAGCAGCTCATTTTTTTAGAGCCTTCGTATTTCAGCTATTGACGGAAATACATTGTCCGGCCTATATTGATGCTGAGGCCTCAGAAGAGCTGGGTATCCCGTTAAGGTTAGAAGCAGGTGTTGATGGCGTATCCGTTCGCGCTAGCCTTGAAGATACTTATCGGCAGATAGTCCTTGACTTTAGAGAAGCTGCACGGTTTCTTCCTGTTATCGAGAACACCAGAGGAAGACCATCAAAGAGCGCTGCCTATGCCGGACTTGCAAGGTCCTATCTGAATATGGGAGACTACAAGCAGGCATTTCTCTATGCAGATTCTTGTCTACAGTTGAATCCTGACTTGATGGATTATAGTTCCTTAGATGGATCGTTAGGATATCCTATCCCAAGATTCAATGTAGAGGTCCTGTTTTCGGCAACGAGTAGCGGTATGGGGATAATTGGAGGAACTAATGCATTGGTAGCGGATGGTCTTTACGCTAGTTATGATCCGCATGATCTCCGTAAACAGATGTATTTTATCCCCAATACCGAGGTTGTCAATACTTACAACTTCAGAGGAGGTTATGATCAGAACTCAGTACAGATGTTTATGGGCATTACTACGAGTGAAGTTTATTTGATTAAAGCAGAGGCTGCGAGTCGCTTAGGTAGACAAGGTGAAGCGAGAGATTTGATTAACATACTTCTCCAATCAAGATGGGATAAAGAGGTCGTGTATGTACCGGTATTAGAATCTGACGGCGAAAAGCTGTTACGACTTATATTGGATGAAAGGCGTAAGGAGCTACTGTTTCGCGGACGTAGGTGGGCAGATCTAAAAAGATTAAATCTGGAAAACAGATTTCAGACCGAATTGACCAGAATAGTAGGTGACAGATTGTATACACTAAAAGCTAATGATCCGAGGTATGCTGTACGGCTTTCCGAAACAGTGGTAAGGGTGGCAGAGATACCTCAGAACGAAAGATAGATATTATGAGAAAAATACATTACAGATGTCTGATTGTTGCGC encodes:
- a CDS encoding RagB/SusD family nutrient uptake outer membrane protein, which codes for MNKWIYVIGAMCTLLLFGCDSFLDHKPDIKMTIPASLSDADYLLDDYNTMNSGYPLLGEIGIDDYYVTKEIWENSAMDQRNTYTWTDEPYTDVGDWQRPYKTVYYANQVLQILDKLDRNIHTAAYNRNWGAAHFFRAFVFQLLTEIHCPAYIDAEASEELGIPLRLEAGVDGVSVRASLEDTYRQIVLDFREAARFLPVIENTRGRPSKSAAYAGLARSYLNMGDYKQAFLYADSCLQLNPDLMDYSSLDGSLGYPIPRFNVEVLFSATSSGMGIIGGTNALVADGLYASYDPHDLRKQMYFIPNTEVVNTYNFRGGYDQNSVQMFMGITTSEVYLIKAEAASRLGRQGEARDLINILLQSRWDKEVVYVPVLESDGEKLLRLILDERRKELLFRGRRWADLKRLNLENRFQTELTRIVGDRLYTLKANDPRYAVRLSETVVRVAEIPQNER
- a CDS encoding SusC/RagA family TonB-linked outer membrane protein translates to MKHFYAKGRAMSCFRRDIVTKLSRYAGQSIHEQPLGSITKYIQIYFRVKLLIYMVLLLATVLCFNMFTHAQELSGNQGAATGHVQQPRTVLRGEVRSAVDGRPIDGASIKVKGGKESTITDGQGAFSLTTSLSTGKLTVSHLGFLSKEIQYEAQAAELHIALVPSDNMLEEVDVVSTGYQKLPKERATGSFEFIDSTLFNRKVSTDFVSRLEDVVPGLSTNKDRASNRGDLLNMNIRGESSINSNIWPLVVIDGVPYENNMADYGMAAYNNINPNDIENITLLKDAAAASIWGSQSGNGVIVITTKRGKFNQKAQLSFNSNFTTIDKPDLYKYKNMSTSDHIELMRLFYDKGRYNSRFNRWNNTVPPVVWLFKNATDKKISEEQLNTELDRLRQIDQRDDFMKYIYRRQSKQQHSLRLTQGSDRISYSLGLGYDRNLGALVTESYQRINTKIAVQARPVKSLLLDFSVAYTESDKEESWDLIGYNQLALGASNYPYLELADEWGNPLPVEISGLNPGFIDTVGGGLLQSFTYRPLEELYRSKQNQKQKELLMQLNAKYQFGFGLSVSGMYAYQRNHNPISNWRSGDSYELRSQANSFASWNDHEVIWNQPLGDYLYGMDWNHYSHQGRLNLMFDRTFGGQHAVSFLAGLDARELQRDMKTYQYYGYDPLSGSFQQVQFGKEIRRFNGKSGVAKIVDRSRIESLTNRYLSFYMNGSYTFKDRYIWSGSMRKDASNLFGVKANDRGQPFWSTGLAWLLSKEDFMSDKYFNYLKLRATYGYNGNVNNSISAYPIMAIESQPHYITGETYGTISRPPNPNLRWERVGNLNFGLDFATADNLFSGSVEYYHKRAIDLIAQAEVDPTVGFSHLTVNSADLLTKGWDISLNAAPIKTKRWGWNSNLVFAHLTTKVTKAYLANDIASLNVSYANSVIATPIEGMELYSLLTYKWAGLNPADGTPQAYLNGEISDDYIAIQNTKVSELQNHGTQRPRYFGSWRNSVRFKNIELSWNISYQLGHKFIRESFDNDVFLELGAGHSDYSLRWQKPGDEAWTDVPAFTYPNKFRSSPIYRSSSVLVERGDQIKLRDIQASMGIPGLSRYGINNFRLYAYAQHIGTIWRANNKGIDSEYGASIPDPLSLSLGINFNL